The following are encoded in a window of Pelagicoccus sp. SDUM812003 genomic DNA:
- a CDS encoding cytochrome P450, with protein sequence MPTDAHAAIPSYEKDFAQFDFMEHGSLDTFDHLGAYRALGPIYTVHFRGEPWVCIGGLEANAMAWRNPDLWDYESALTPFREIMGDRHVTQMDGVPHRQKRRQLKPGFSMSSIGRLIPAIDAVVKRMLGESANKEVSLHDLFMRSLTYANSETVLRAPLSETEVQTFIRFEEEFIVGTIMESSARKAFYERESFVKDKAFVFGYLGQLVQRRLDGEQVEDNFSEVLKLTLEDRGEEVDLQELVSEAYLLLMAGTGNTAKLLNCGLQRVWKDRPWLEALREEVESYQPLSFARGMDAFPKLKATLMEIERMFPAAPVLARVVAQPMEFEGRKLEPGTKVLHMQTLTHFLEEIYEDPYDFKPQRWLENNYPKKAHGTFGGSTHICLGMNLARIHMPIVLANMLKDYAFEATKSPEIQVNFNYGVPQVSDLSGRLVSISRGQ encoded by the coding sequence ATGCCTACCGACGCTCACGCCGCGATCCCGTCCTACGAGAAAGACTTCGCCCAGTTCGATTTCATGGAGCATGGCAGTCTGGATACCTTTGACCACTTGGGAGCGTACCGGGCTCTGGGACCCATCTACACAGTCCATTTTCGTGGCGAACCATGGGTGTGCATCGGAGGGCTGGAGGCGAACGCCATGGCCTGGAGAAACCCGGATCTGTGGGACTACGAGTCCGCTCTGACCCCGTTTCGCGAAATCATGGGCGATCGCCATGTGACCCAGATGGACGGCGTTCCGCACCGCCAGAAGCGCCGTCAGCTCAAACCCGGATTCTCCATGAGCTCCATCGGACGGCTGATTCCCGCCATCGACGCGGTGGTGAAGCGGATGCTGGGCGAGTCAGCGAACAAGGAGGTTTCCTTGCACGATCTTTTTATGCGATCTCTGACCTACGCGAATTCGGAGACCGTGCTTAGGGCTCCGTTGAGCGAGACGGAGGTGCAGACTTTCATCCGTTTCGAGGAGGAGTTCATCGTCGGCACCATCATGGAGAGCTCGGCTCGAAAGGCTTTCTACGAACGAGAGTCGTTCGTGAAGGACAAAGCCTTTGTATTCGGATACTTGGGACAGCTCGTGCAGCGACGGCTAGATGGAGAGCAGGTGGAGGACAACTTTTCAGAAGTGCTGAAACTGACCTTGGAGGATCGGGGAGAGGAGGTCGACCTGCAGGAGCTCGTTTCGGAGGCGTATCTTCTGCTCATGGCGGGTACGGGAAACACCGCCAAATTGCTCAACTGCGGGTTGCAGCGCGTCTGGAAGGACCGGCCGTGGCTCGAGGCCCTTCGGGAGGAAGTGGAGAGTTACCAGCCACTTTCTTTCGCCCGCGGCATGGATGCTTTTCCCAAGCTCAAGGCCACTCTCATGGAGATCGAGCGCATGTTTCCCGCTGCGCCCGTTCTCGCGCGCGTGGTCGCCCAACCCATGGAATTCGAGGGGCGCAAGCTCGAGCCCGGAACCAAGGTGCTGCACATGCAGACCCTGACCCATTTTCTGGAGGAGATCTACGAAGATCCCTACGACTTCAAGCCGCAGCGCTGGCTGGAAAACAACTACCCGAAGAAGGCGCACGGGACCTTCGGAGGCAGCACCCATATATGCTTGGGCATGAACCTTGCCCGCATCCATATGCCTATCGTCTTGGCGAATATGCTGAAGGACTACGCCTTCGAAGCGACCAAGTCGCCGGAGATTCAGGTGAATTTCAACTACGGCGTGCCGCAGGTATCCGATCTTTCAGGACGCTTGGTGTCTATTTCGCGAGGGCAGTGA
- a CDS encoding purine nucleoside permease, with translation MLDPFARRLFAIAALMASPLASSTAHAETAPAPIKVCVLAMFEMGEVTGDRPGELQFWVEREPLENIYPFPMGQTPLRVSDDGLMVALTGGGVTHAATTITALGMDPRFDFSNTYWIVAGIAGADPTDASLGSAAWAKWVVDGDLLYEIDSSEIPEDWPYGLIPLGGYEPNQLDTGWTVDNIAFKLNEGLVNWAYSLTKDMELMETPAMKEFRAQFEGYPNAMLPPRVMMGDALSSSTYFHGEVLNQWANDWMKLHTGGEANFVMTNMEDSGTLTALRSLSDAGYVDYDRILVLRTASNFSMQPPGKPATWSATAPYPDNGRPALESAYQVGSAVAHELIANWDQYENRIPRAEAPKEKVKAVVVTMFEIGDDTGDRPAEFQNWVERFPLSERISFPHGYRDLRYNRESGVLGIVTGIGTFRSAASIMALGMDERFDLSEAYWLVAGIAGVDPNDMSLGSAAWAEWLIDGDLSHEIDPREMPDEWEFGYTPLRSAEYPWGPIPENDEGVRYRLKPELVEWAYQLTKDIPIADTDAMKEMRAKYKGYPNAQKPPSVLKGDQLAAMTFWHGKLMNDWANEWVDYWTEGQGNFVTSAMEETGTMQSLSFLANAGKVDLQRVLVLRTASNFSMQPPGVTAAENLSGEKKGGYSAFIPSLEAAYDVGSAVIRELVENWETYRTTIPQSESPQS, from the coding sequence ATGCTTGATCCATTCGCTCGACGTCTCTTCGCTATCGCAGCTCTCATGGCGAGTCCGCTCGCCTCTTCCACCGCTCACGCGGAAACTGCCCCTGCGCCGATCAAGGTCTGCGTGCTGGCAATGTTCGAGATGGGCGAGGTCACCGGCGATCGCCCCGGAGAGCTGCAGTTCTGGGTAGAGCGCGAACCGCTGGAAAACATCTACCCTTTCCCCATGGGACAAACGCCCCTGCGGGTCAGCGACGACGGCCTAATGGTAGCCCTCACCGGAGGAGGCGTCACCCACGCTGCGACCACCATCACGGCCCTCGGCATGGATCCACGCTTCGATTTTTCGAATACCTACTGGATCGTGGCCGGCATTGCCGGGGCCGACCCCACCGACGCCTCTCTCGGCAGCGCCGCTTGGGCGAAGTGGGTCGTCGACGGCGATCTTCTCTATGAGATCGACTCCAGCGAAATCCCGGAGGACTGGCCCTATGGGCTCATCCCTCTCGGCGGCTACGAGCCCAACCAGCTCGACACCGGTTGGACCGTCGACAATATCGCCTTCAAACTCAACGAGGGGCTCGTGAATTGGGCGTATTCGCTCACCAAGGACATGGAGCTGATGGAGACGCCCGCCATGAAGGAGTTCCGAGCCCAGTTCGAAGGCTATCCCAACGCGATGCTGCCTCCTCGCGTGATGATGGGCGACGCCCTCAGCTCTTCCACCTACTTCCACGGCGAGGTGCTCAACCAATGGGCAAACGACTGGATGAAACTCCACACAGGCGGCGAAGCGAACTTCGTCATGACCAATATGGAGGACAGCGGCACCCTGACCGCTTTGCGAAGCCTCTCCGACGCTGGCTACGTGGACTACGACCGTATCCTCGTTTTGCGTACCGCAAGCAACTTCTCCATGCAGCCGCCCGGCAAACCAGCCACCTGGAGCGCCACCGCTCCCTATCCCGACAATGGTCGGCCAGCTCTCGAATCCGCCTACCAAGTCGGCAGCGCCGTGGCCCATGAGCTCATCGCCAATTGGGATCAATACGAAAACCGCATTCCACGTGCCGAAGCGCCCAAGGAGAAGGTGAAAGCGGTGGTGGTGACCATGTTCGAGATCGGAGACGATACCGGCGACCGGCCCGCGGAGTTTCAAAACTGGGTGGAGCGTTTCCCGCTATCCGAAAGGATCTCCTTTCCTCACGGGTATCGCGATCTTCGATACAATCGAGAGAGCGGGGTGCTCGGCATCGTGACCGGCATCGGCACATTTCGCTCCGCCGCTTCCATCATGGCCCTGGGCATGGACGAGCGCTTCGACCTAAGCGAGGCCTACTGGCTGGTGGCCGGCATCGCAGGCGTGGATCCGAACGACATGTCCCTCGGCTCCGCGGCCTGGGCGGAATGGCTCATCGATGGCGATCTCTCCCATGAGATCGATCCGCGCGAAATGCCCGATGAGTGGGAATTTGGATACACGCCCCTTCGCTCCGCCGAGTACCCTTGGGGACCGATTCCTGAGAATGACGAGGGCGTTCGCTACCGACTGAAGCCCGAACTGGTCGAATGGGCGTATCAGCTCACCAAAGACATTCCCATCGCCGACACCGACGCCATGAAGGAGATGCGCGCAAAGTACAAAGGATACCCGAATGCTCAAAAACCGCCATCGGTGCTGAAAGGCGATCAGCTGGCCGCCATGACCTTCTGGCACGGCAAGCTCATGAACGATTGGGCCAACGAATGGGTCGACTACTGGACCGAAGGCCAAGGAAACTTCGTCACCTCAGCCATGGAGGAAACCGGCACCATGCAGTCGCTCTCCTTTCTCGCCAACGCCGGAAAAGTGGACCTGCAGCGCGTCCTGGTTTTGCGGACCGCCAGCAATTTCTCCATGCAGCCTCCAGGCGTCACCGCAGCTGAAAACCTGAGCGGCGAAAAGAAAGGCGGGTACTCCGCGTTCATCCCCTCCCTCGAAGCCGCCTACGATGTGGGCAGCGCCGTGATCCGCGAGCTGGTGGAAAACTGGGAGACCTACCGAACCACGATCCCCCAGTCCGAATCGCCCCAGAGCTGA
- a CDS encoding energy transducer TonB produces MADASQNASKFENGYKPTRFNVAIFRAVIYAGLSLFAIYTLLPLTQFISGKKKDVIEFREFDIAQPPPPAPPDLEEPPEPEPQETPPPELREPPPPLDLAQLEMALNPGIGDAQAAGLGFGGLEAQPDALADLELFDVKDLDERPKPVRQVAMVAPIEFRKERRSGTLRIEIMIDESGRTKVLKILETPGESANAPAIEALEQWVWTPPKKNGEPVKARYIIPFGWRF; encoded by the coding sequence ATGGCGGACGCATCGCAAAACGCTTCGAAGTTCGAAAATGGATACAAGCCGACGCGCTTCAACGTGGCCATCTTTCGAGCCGTCATCTACGCCGGCCTGAGCTTGTTCGCCATCTACACCTTGCTTCCGCTGACCCAATTCATCAGTGGAAAGAAGAAGGATGTCATCGAGTTTCGCGAGTTCGACATCGCCCAACCACCACCTCCTGCGCCGCCGGACCTGGAGGAGCCGCCCGAGCCGGAACCTCAGGAAACGCCACCTCCTGAGCTGCGGGAGCCGCCTCCACCCCTAGACCTCGCTCAGCTTGAGATGGCTCTGAACCCCGGCATTGGCGACGCCCAAGCGGCCGGGCTTGGTTTTGGCGGGTTGGAAGCCCAGCCCGACGCCTTGGCCGATTTGGAGCTGTTTGACGTCAAGGATCTTGACGAGCGGCCCAAGCCTGTCCGCCAGGTGGCCATGGTGGCGCCCATCGAATTTCGCAAGGAGCGCCGCTCAGGCACGCTTCGCATCGAGATCATGATCGATGAGTCCGGTCGAACCAAAGTTCTGAAAATTCTGGAAACGCCGGGCGAAAGCGCCAACGCGCCTGCGATTGAAGCCCTTGAACAGTGGGTTTGGACGCCGCCGAAAAAGAACGGCGAGCCTGTCAAAGCCCGCTACATCATTCCCTTCGGATGGAGATTCTAG
- a CDS encoding acetamidase/formamidase family protein has translation MAEHTLDRSTTFNRWSRDYATRLRIESGDTVWVEMNDASDAQVHPEMDAEGYKAIDRSLIHALTGPIEVAHAQPGDQLKIEILEYKHEGWAWTSIVPGLGLLDEDFEDYFLHIWRLDEAQTTSMPGLTLDLNPFCGIIGVQREEMGEFATRPPGVFGGNMDVKHLVAGSTLHLPVLVEGAGLCAGDCHAAQGDGEVCINGMEAPMSVRLKVTLIKDAPLSAPYLLTPGELVSPRYRAKPFHAFIESDENPREACKRVVRRAIDYLVKRVGLSREQAYVTCSVVLDLKVSQLVNVPTTTITGYLPEAIFD, from the coding sequence ATGGCAGAGCATACCCTCGATCGATCGACCACCTTTAATCGTTGGAGTCGAGACTATGCGACCCGGTTGCGTATCGAATCCGGCGATACCGTGTGGGTCGAGATGAACGATGCGAGCGACGCTCAGGTTCATCCAGAGATGGACGCGGAGGGCTATAAGGCGATCGACCGTAGTCTGATCCACGCTCTGACCGGACCGATCGAAGTCGCGCATGCCCAGCCGGGCGATCAGCTAAAGATCGAGATTCTCGAATACAAGCATGAGGGCTGGGCTTGGACCAGCATCGTGCCCGGACTAGGGTTGCTCGATGAGGACTTCGAGGACTACTTTCTGCACATCTGGCGACTCGATGAAGCGCAGACGACTTCCATGCCTGGGCTGACCTTGGACTTGAATCCCTTTTGCGGCATCATTGGCGTGCAGCGAGAGGAGATGGGAGAGTTTGCTACCCGTCCGCCGGGAGTCTTCGGTGGAAACATGGATGTGAAGCACCTCGTCGCTGGCTCCACGCTGCACCTGCCGGTATTGGTAGAAGGGGCAGGGCTTTGCGCCGGAGATTGCCACGCTGCTCAAGGGGATGGCGAGGTTTGTATCAACGGGATGGAGGCGCCGATGAGCGTGCGTCTGAAAGTCACCTTGATCAAGGACGCACCCTTGTCCGCTCCTTACTTGCTGACGCCGGGCGAGCTGGTTTCCCCTCGATACCGAGCGAAGCCGTTTCACGCGTTTATCGAGTCCGATGAGAACCCGCGAGAAGCCTGCAAGCGCGTGGTGAGACGAGCGATCGACTACTTGGTGAAGAGGGTCGGGCTTAGCCGGGAGCAAGCCTACGTGACGTGCTCCGTCGTTCTGGATCTGAAGGTCAGTCAACTGGTGAACGTGCCGACCACCACCATCACGGGCTATCTTCCGGAAGCGATTTTCGACTAG
- a CDS encoding alkaline phosphatase D family protein: MRLFHLFIISACLLPSRLIFADATLLNGPMPGASSMTEVVIWTQTSEPASVQIEYWQKNSKVQTVLRSPLYQTSRDQACVAKVSLTEGLAPGEHYEYAVLVDGEPHAPAFREGYELQGPVPMEFQVKPRWRFVPEGELAHSVFDFRIAAGSCAYINEKGYDREGGTPYGGEYHIFESIFEKDPDLMLWLGDCIYYRENDFESEIGMQRRWTHDRQLPELQPLLASAHHFAIWDDHDYGPNDIGRSFTLKGAAKDTFDLFWANPSSGLPETPGIFTFLNWGDVNIYLLDNRTYLSSATSHPERFNKPKAMLGEKQVDWLINHLVWAQSQMENDGKSYPARFNLICVGNQVLNESGNPHGYRNFHDEWQYLIDRIVEEGIDGVVFLSGDVHFSEVNRLVYKGGGRPGVPGKAGIKGEDYVFYELTSSSLTSGSWAGHENNPARFDIFDDPKVDRVGQRNFMTLDFKGPLKDRRMEVRYFDSDGNLLNRKRGGRPDEITEASIFRAADLRAPKP, from the coding sequence ATGCGCCTTTTCCATCTCTTCATCATCTCCGCATGCCTGCTGCCAAGTCGTCTGATATTTGCCGACGCGACCCTGCTAAACGGTCCCATGCCCGGCGCCAGCAGCATGACGGAAGTGGTTATCTGGACCCAAACCTCCGAACCGGCGTCCGTGCAAATCGAATATTGGCAAAAGAACTCCAAGGTGCAAACGGTCCTCAGAAGCCCTCTCTATCAGACCTCGCGAGATCAGGCTTGCGTGGCAAAGGTCTCGCTCACTGAGGGTCTGGCGCCGGGAGAGCATTACGAATACGCGGTGCTGGTGGACGGCGAGCCGCACGCGCCAGCCTTTCGCGAGGGCTACGAGCTCCAAGGCCCGGTGCCCATGGAGTTTCAAGTGAAGCCGCGCTGGCGCTTCGTGCCGGAGGGGGAGCTCGCCCATAGCGTATTCGATTTTCGGATAGCGGCGGGCAGCTGCGCCTACATCAACGAGAAAGGCTACGATCGCGAAGGCGGTACCCCCTATGGCGGAGAATACCACATCTTCGAATCCATCTTCGAGAAGGACCCGGACCTCATGCTGTGGCTCGGCGACTGCATCTACTACCGAGAAAACGATTTCGAGAGCGAGATCGGCATGCAGCGTCGCTGGACCCACGACCGGCAGCTTCCCGAGCTTCAGCCGCTGCTGGCCAGCGCCCACCACTTCGCCATCTGGGATGACCATGACTACGGACCGAACGACATCGGACGCAGCTTCACGCTCAAAGGAGCCGCGAAGGACACCTTCGATCTCTTCTGGGCCAACCCAAGCTCCGGACTGCCGGAGACGCCTGGCATCTTCACCTTTCTCAACTGGGGCGACGTCAATATCTACTTGCTGGACAACCGCACCTACCTCAGCTCCGCCACCTCGCATCCCGAACGCTTCAACAAACCGAAAGCCATGCTGGGCGAGAAGCAGGTCGACTGGCTGATCAACCATCTCGTGTGGGCCCAGAGCCAAATGGAAAACGACGGCAAGAGCTACCCAGCTCGATTCAATCTCATCTGCGTAGGCAACCAGGTGCTCAACGAATCGGGCAATCCTCACGGGTATCGAAATTTCCATGACGAATGGCAGTACCTCATCGATCGCATCGTGGAGGAAGGCATCGACGGAGTCGTCTTCCTCAGCGGCGACGTGCATTTCAGCGAGGTCAACCGCCTGGTCTACAAGGGCGGCGGCAGGCCGGGGGTGCCGGGCAAGGCCGGCATCAAGGGCGAGGACTACGTCTTCTACGAGCTGACCTCCTCCTCCCTCACCTCCGGCTCATGGGCAGGACACGAAAACAACCCCGCTCGCTTCGACATCTTCGACGACCCGAAAGTGGACCGCGTGGGGCAGCGAAACTTCATGACGCTCGACTTCAAGGGTCCGCTCAAGGACCGCCGCATGGAGGTGCGCTACTTCGACTCGGACGGAAATTTGCTCAACCGAAAGAGAGGCGGACGCCCCGACGAGATCACCGAGGCGTCGATCTTCCGCGCGGCCGATCTGAGGGCCCCAAAACCCTGA
- a CDS encoding biopolymer transporter ExbD, with product MSIKRRFSDVQEGTDEINISPLIDMVFILLIFFIVTTVFVEETGVEVNKPQASSAQDLEKNSILIAITANGKVVYGGREIGPTGVRSTVKRLSQKEKMPVIIQADKTVTTELLIRVIDEAKLAGAQSVNVSTDT from the coding sequence ATGAGCATCAAACGAAGATTTTCCGACGTCCAGGAGGGCACCGACGAGATCAACATCTCGCCCTTGATCGACATGGTATTCATTCTTCTAATCTTCTTCATCGTGACCACGGTGTTCGTGGAGGAGACGGGAGTGGAGGTGAACAAGCCCCAGGCGTCATCCGCCCAGGACTTGGAGAAGAACAGCATTCTGATCGCGATCACAGCCAACGGGAAGGTGGTCTATGGCGGAAGGGAAATAGGCCCGACCGGAGTTCGATCCACCGTGAAGCGTCTCTCTCAGAAGGAGAAAATGCCGGTGATCATCCAAGCGGACAAAACCGTCACCACTGAGCTGCTCATTCGCGTTATCGACGAAGCGAAGCTGGCAGGCGCTCAGTCGGTCAATGTCTCAACGGATACCTAA
- a CDS encoding tetratricopeptide repeat protein yields the protein MKRRYRFLAASLGAAVFLASQLSAASDGVYPLTENTWSNPDFQKRFIGSYGFDMEINPKITSDESELLKSVAEYMNSNPSQAIQMLEAGMTEESSAALDYTIGSLYLQEGETDKAIAKYEDSIRKFPNFFRAYQNIGYALVQEGKFARAKPMLIEAIEIGGGNGTLYGLLGYCFLNLGESSLSLDAYRQALLFQPDSNDWMLGKLNSLLDMNMNDEAIGMLSDLIERDPSKANFWMMQANAYMGEREFQKALANLELVARMGEASPDSLALLGDIMLNEGLVDLAVERYGSAARMGTLPVAKLLKAAEGLAQRGSIDQSLQLASQIESDYAGKLSPQEELSLLNLKASGAIAKGEMEAAATILESIVSKDPLNGRALVLLGDYYKSQDDTENAMIQYERAAKVKGYESKGLISLARLQVSLKQYREAIANLRRANAIEPRDYLDDYIDRLETALRSI from the coding sequence ATGAAACGCCGATACCGATTCCTTGCTGCTAGCCTTGGCGCAGCCGTTTTCCTCGCTTCTCAATTGAGCGCCGCTTCCGATGGCGTGTATCCACTCACCGAGAACACATGGAGCAACCCTGATTTTCAGAAACGTTTCATCGGAAGCTACGGCTTCGACATGGAGATCAACCCGAAGATCACTTCGGACGAATCGGAACTGCTCAAGTCGGTCGCGGAATACATGAATTCGAATCCATCGCAAGCGATCCAGATGCTAGAAGCGGGCATGACGGAGGAGTCGTCCGCCGCTCTAGACTACACCATTGGCAGCCTCTATTTGCAGGAGGGTGAGACGGACAAGGCGATCGCGAAGTATGAGGACTCGATCCGCAAGTTTCCCAATTTCTTTCGAGCTTATCAGAATATCGGATACGCTCTCGTCCAGGAAGGGAAGTTCGCGCGAGCCAAGCCGATGTTGATCGAGGCGATCGAGATCGGCGGTGGAAATGGTACGCTGTATGGTTTGCTTGGATACTGTTTCCTGAATCTCGGAGAGAGCTCCCTGAGCCTAGACGCCTACCGTCAAGCCTTGCTGTTTCAGCCCGACAGCAACGATTGGATGCTTGGCAAGCTGAATTCCCTGCTCGACATGAACATGAACGACGAGGCGATAGGGATGCTGTCCGACCTCATCGAACGCGATCCCTCCAAAGCGAACTTCTGGATGATGCAGGCCAACGCCTACATGGGCGAGCGCGAGTTTCAAAAGGCCTTGGCCAATCTCGAACTAGTGGCCCGCATGGGCGAAGCGTCGCCGGACAGTCTTGCTCTTTTGGGGGACATCATGCTCAACGAAGGACTTGTGGATCTGGCGGTCGAGCGGTATGGAAGCGCGGCGCGAATGGGCACGCTGCCGGTCGCCAAGCTGCTCAAAGCTGCCGAAGGACTCGCTCAACGCGGATCGATCGATCAATCGCTGCAGCTCGCTAGTCAGATCGAGTCCGACTACGCCGGCAAGCTTTCGCCGCAGGAAGAGCTGTCGCTTTTGAACCTGAAAGCCAGCGGAGCAATCGCCAAGGGCGAGATGGAGGCTGCGGCCACCATTCTCGAGTCGATTGTATCCAAGGATCCACTAAACGGCAGGGCGCTCGTCCTGCTTGGCGACTACTACAAGAGCCAGGACGACACGGAAAACGCTATGATCCAGTACGAGCGAGCGGCTAAGGTGAAGGGATACGAAAGCAAGGGCTTGATCTCGCTAGCCCGCTTGCAGGTCTCGCTCAAGCAGTACCGTGAGGCGATCGCTAACCTGCGTCGGGCAAATGCCATAGAGCCGCGCGACTATTTGGACGATTACATCGATCGCTTGGAAACCGCTCTACGCTCGATCTAG
- a CDS encoding amidase, whose translation MSPLPISISDWKALSAADPDRAAQAFIGKLETIPSKTRRRVFASVPDLLSLSDAFTAAAENSPKAAPLLGVPFLLKDLFDFPGVPTTASSAFLSRVRPTTRTESALSASLRQQGAVFAGKTHLNEFAYGLSGENLHFGDCPHPSFPDRVSGGSSSGSAWAVAKGIAPIATGTDTGGSIRVPAAWCGIYGLRTSPNRWSTDGCVPLAPSFDTPGWFTATSEDMELSILALICPKTRRKRPLKGVSLLSYVDGLSDEFRAKFMEAMEMVNGNLDPAATKEFSDATRSVARHYSVLQSQEAYSVHQAWLDEHRAEYDPVVWQRIDRGRHWSPADVDAAKKSEAKLAAFFESAFQSYDFVAMPATQSPAIKASEHTDAFRNELLRITAPGSFARCPVLTIPIHLKDGESQGIQIMYKDERSDLPLRVLEALRERVEE comes from the coding sequence ATGTCACCTCTTCCCATTTCGATCTCAGACTGGAAAGCGCTATCCGCCGCCGATCCGGACCGGGCCGCCCAAGCTTTCATAGGCAAGCTGGAGACCATACCCTCCAAGACGCGGCGCCGCGTTTTCGCCAGTGTGCCGGATCTGCTCAGCCTCAGCGACGCCTTCACCGCCGCAGCGGAAAACAGCCCGAAGGCGGCGCCCCTGCTCGGCGTCCCGTTTCTCCTGAAAGATCTTTTCGATTTTCCTGGCGTTCCCACCACCGCGTCCTCCGCCTTCCTGTCCCGAGTCCGCCCCACGACCAGAACCGAGTCCGCCCTTTCCGCATCCCTGCGCCAGCAAGGAGCCGTCTTCGCTGGCAAGACCCACCTCAACGAGTTCGCCTACGGCCTCTCCGGAGAGAACCTTCATTTCGGCGACTGTCCGCATCCAAGCTTCCCCGACAGGGTGAGCGGCGGATCCAGCAGCGGCTCCGCTTGGGCGGTGGCCAAGGGCATCGCCCCAATCGCTACCGGCACCGACACCGGAGGCTCCATCCGCGTGCCTGCCGCCTGGTGCGGCATCTACGGCTTGCGTACCTCGCCCAACCGCTGGTCCACCGACGGCTGCGTGCCCCTCGCCCCCAGTTTCGACACGCCTGGCTGGTTCACCGCCACCTCCGAAGATATGGAGTTGAGCATCCTAGCCCTCATCTGCCCGAAAACCAGGCGCAAGCGACCTCTGAAGGGCGTCAGCCTGCTTTCCTACGTCGACGGGCTTTCCGACGAATTTCGAGCCAAATTCATGGAGGCGATGGAGATGGTGAACGGAAACCTCGACCCGGCGGCGACCAAGGAGTTCAGCGACGCCACCAGATCGGTCGCGCGGCACTACAGCGTGCTGCAAAGCCAGGAGGCCTACAGCGTGCATCAAGCTTGGCTGGACGAGCACCGAGCGGAATACGACCCGGTGGTGTGGCAGCGCATCGATCGCGGACGACATTGGTCCCCTGCAGACGTAGACGCGGCAAAGAAATCCGAAGCCAAGCTTGCAGCCTTCTTCGAGTCCGCCTTTCAGTCCTACGACTTCGTAGCCATGCCGGCCACGCAAAGCCCCGCGATCAAAGCCTCGGAGCACACGGACGCGTTTCGCAACGAGCTGCTCAGGATCACCGCTCCAGGCAGCTTCGCGCGCTGCCCTGTATTAACCATCCCGATACATCTCAAAGACGGCGAATCGCAAGGCATTCAGATCATGTACAAGGACGAACGATCAGACCTCCCTCTTCGCGTGCTTGAAGCCTTGCGAGAACGGGTGGAGGAATAA